The Cyclopterus lumpus isolate fCycLum1 chromosome 12, fCycLum1.pri, whole genome shotgun sequence genome window below encodes:
- the tsc1b gene encoding TSC complex subunit 1b isoform X2: MAREQPNVGDLLPLLETSDLQQLEEIRGLINEQLSTERGSMLLNGLVDYFLETNSAQAMHILSSVREPHDKHLLDKMNECMTKQACRLPTLTLLGHVIRKQPSWIHKIARYPLLLSLLKCLKTDTDVVVLITGVLVLITLLPMIPQAGKQHLWEYFDIFGRLASWNLKNPGHVSEVYLIHLHASVYSLFHRLYGMYPCNFVSYLRSHYSMKENMETFEEVVKPMLEHVRIHPELVTGTKDHELDPTRWKKYEIHDIVIECAKVSLDPKEASCEEGYANMPENFYPQVHLRPQDCTSSPYTDLHSSYGSSSSTPFSTPRQPLPPPLSLPPFSGTQSSPRSPQTSRRQNSTCELNSSSGGKDPLWSPSSLCGMATPPSSRGMSPNLELSHSASHLPGRFQCTSGGKGTPASSTPATSSPPPTLSDDFPIISLPANTVQSSPPRKDRRHGESGKPALVRQEPVKDTEKSADVAAHRDAGAAESVSMTLTELSVFMKKQELELQLRTEKEREEAAITEELLKIEETQELSGLRGFDSPFYLTTETLTGCQAQDETFSDTQSGGPGRDTRHVASTPDKGETTASTSGAGSDRGGGGATGDSRSSALGLEQSWSFQSGFTPIEHHLHWSPSAPGDDIVAKFGMFSPSPCGKTPAPVPYESFFDLALPRAASLFVGQKTSEAVHKAALERLLQREEGLEDGEEEGVATASPLEVLDRLVQQGSDTHDKVLKRLPLPSSAPLDELHTLRSQLLLLHNQLLYERYKREQHAVRNRRLLRRIINATALEEQNNAMKDQLNLQSVDIESLRESLQVEQQRYRQLWDDRETVVTRLHNQIRQLQQGRDDYYTKNQELQSKLQECQKRIDELEAELQRANNKVCHTGHLLNQMSIKLSNSESTQQQMSFLNKQLLLLGEAHKLSMQELPHAGANNDTKEAQMLKLSYGKEVETLRQSLLVQGQKLDAAQQRVGELETHHSKKEHLITEQKKFLEDVKCQAKAELQASDSRYQAQRRITQLLQTELLQLYSRVETEAPAGTGSSSPPGGSADPHDSSVMVPGGQLHTNEEVVSRPPHDTPRGNDSTLSSRQPKANNSSKTTASSLSGSQDLAPPRLVEPCLSGPYAKSLAPLPLSGAPLTVGSYPSAKSFLGMRARELFRNKSESQCDEEEQPPSLLAGLAHGLKTELCVEPPCPGYIAPVGPSHSPVPASAPAPATPLTVPTKEPPSEPKQRASSQESPRRKAGSGGGRAQAGSGRPRQQQLKIMDYNETHHEHS; the protein is encoded by the exons ATGGCCAGGGAGCAGCCGAACGTGGGGGACCTCCTCCCGCTCCTTGAGACCTCCGACCTCCAGCAGCTAGAAGAGATCCGAGGCCTCATCAACGAGCAGCTCAGCACTG AGCGAGGGTCCATGCTGCTGAACGGGCTGGTGGACTACTTCTTGGAAACAAACTCTGCCCAGGCCATGCATATCCTCTCCTCAGTCAGAGAGCCACATGATAAG CACCTTCTGGACAAGATGAATGAGTGTATGACCAAACAGGCCTGTCGTCTGCCCACCCTCACCCTGCTCGGCCACGTGATCCGCAAGCAGCCGTCCTGGATCCACAAGATCGCTCGATACCCTCTGCTGCTGTCGCTGCTCAAATGCCTCAAG ACGGATACGGACGTAGTGGTCCTGATAACCGGAGTGCTGGTGCTGATCACTCTGCTACCCATGATCCCTCAAGCCGGGAAGCAACACCTGTGGGAGTATTTCGACATCTTCGGCCGCCTGGCGTCTTGGAACCTGAAGAATCCTG GGCACGTTTCGGAGGTTTATCTAATCCACCTGCACGCCAGCGTCTACTCACTCTTCCACCGTCTCTACGGCATGTACCCTTGCAACTTTGTGTCCTACCTGCGCTCCCATTACagcatgaaggagaacatggaaacTTTTGAGGAAGTAGTGAAG CCGATGCTTGAACACGTTCGTATCCACCCAGAGCTAGTGACAGGAACCAAGGACCATGAGCTTGACCCCACCAG ATGGAAAAAGTACGAAATCCACGATATCGTCATTGAATGTGCCAAAGTGTCTCTTGACCCCAAGGAGGCCTCCTGTGAGGAGGGCTACGCCAACATGCCTGAAAACTTTTACCCCCAAGTCCACCTGCGACCACAAGACTGCACTTCCAGCCCCTACACAGACCTCCACAGCAGCTACG GAAGCTCTTCTTCGACCCCGTTCTCGACTCCACGGCAGCCGCTACCCCCGCCCCTGTCCTTGCCCCCCTTCTCAGGGACGCAGTCCTCGCCCCGCAGCCCACAGACCTCCAGACGGCAG AACTCCACCTGTGAACTCAACTCTTCCTCTGGGGGGAAGGACCCTCTGTGGAGCCCCTCCTCGTTGTGTGGCatggccacgcccccttcctCCAGAGGCATGTCGCCCAACCTGGAGCTCTCCCACAGTGCCTCACACCTTCCCGGCCGCTTCCAATGCACATCAG GAGGAAAAGGAACGCCTGCCTCCAGCACTCCAGCCACCTCTTCCCCACCGCCCACCCTATCAGATGACTTCCCCATAATCTCCTTACCAGCCAACACAGTCCAATCCAGTCCACCAAGAAAG GATCGCCGACATGGAGAAAGTGGTAAGCCTGCACTGGTGCGACAGGAACCAGtgaaagacacagagaagaGTGCGGACGTAGCCGCACACAGAG ATGCGGGCGCCGCGGAGAGCGTCTCCATGACTTTGACGGAGCTGTCGGTCTTCATGAAGAAACAGGAGCTGGAGCTTCAGCTGAGaacggagaaagagagggaagagg ctgccaTCACCGAGGAGCTGCTGAAGATCGAGGAGACACAGGAGCTGTCGGGTTTGAGGGGCTTCGACTCCCCGTTCTATCTCACCACAGAGACTCTGACTGGCTGTCAGGCACAAGACGAGACCTTCTCCGACACCCAGTCTGGAGGGCCCGGCAGGGACACCCGACATGTGGCATCGACGCCGGACAAAGGGGAGACCACCGCGAGTACCAGCGGCGCAGGGAGTGaccgaggaggaggtggagcaacAGGGGACAGCCGGAGTTCGGCCCTCGGCCTCGAGCAGTCCTGGTCCTTCCAGTCAGGGTTCACCCCCATCGAGCACCACCTGCACTGGAGCCCCTCGGCCCCGGGCGACGACATCGTGGCTAAGTTCGGGATGTTCTCCCCGAGCCCGTGCGGTAAGACCCCGGCTCCGGTGCCCTACGAGTCGTTCTTCGACCTGGCCCTGCCCAGGGCGGCCTCGCTCTTCGTGGGCCAGAAGACGTCGGAGGCGGTGCACAAGGCGGCGCTGGAGAGGCTGTTGCAGCGGGAGGAGGGGctggaggacggggaggaggaaggggtaGCGACCGCTTCGCCACTGGAGGTGCTGGATCGCCTTGTTCAGCAGGGCAGCGACACCCATGATAAAGTTCTCAAGAG ATTACCTTTGCCAA GCTCGGCTCCGCTGGACGAGCTTCACACGCTGCGCAgccagctgctcctgctgcacaaccagctgctGTACGAGCGCTACAAGAGGGAGCAGCACGCCGTCCGCAACCGACGCCTCCTCCGACGCATCATCAACGCCACCGCACTGGAGGAGCAGAACAACGCTATG aaGGACCAGCTGAACCTGCAGAGTGTGGACATCGAGTCTCTGAGGGAGAGtctgcaggtggagcagcagcggTACAGGCAGCTGTGGGACGACCGGGAGACGGTGGTGACGAGGCTGCACAATCAGATCAGACAGCTGCAGCAGGGGCGGGACGACTACTACACCAAGAACCAGGAGCTCcag AGCAAGCTGCAGGAGTGTCAGAAGAGGATCGATGAactggaggcggagcttcagaGGGCCAACAACAAAGTCTGCCACACTGGTCACCTCCTCAACCAGATGTCTATCAAG CTGAGCAACAGTGAGAGCACCCAGCAGCAGATGAGCTTCCTGAAcaagcagctgctgctcctcggGGAGGCGCATAAGCTGTCCATGCAGGAGTTACCTCACGCGGGCGCCAACAACGATACgaag GAGGCCCAGATGCTGAAGTTGTCTTATGGGAAAGAGGTGGAGACGCTGAGGCAGAGCCTGCTGGTTCAGGGTCAGAAACTGGATGCAGCGCAGCAGAGAGTCGGCGAGCTGGAGACGCACCACTCCAAGAAGGAGCACCTCATCACCGAGCAGAAGAAGTTCCTCGAGGACGTGAAGTGTCAAGCGAA GGCGGAGCTGCAGGCCTCAGACAGCAGGTATCAGGCTCAGAGGAGAATCACtcagctgctgcagactgaaCTCCTGCAGCTCTACAGCAGAGTGGAGACGGAGGCTCCGGCCGGCACCGGCAGCAGTtcgccaccagggggcagcgcTGACCCACACGACTCCAG TGTTATGGTGCCAGGTGGACAACTTCACACCAACGAAGAAGTGGTCAGTAGACCACCACACGACACCCCTCGGGGCAACGACAGCACTTTATCGTCACGGCAACCAAAGGCGAACAACTCTTCCAAGACCACGGCCAGCTCTCTCAGCGGCAGCCAGGACCTGGCCCCGCCCCGGCTGGTGGAGCCCTGCCTGTCCGGTCCCTACGCCAAATCGCTGGCGCCCCTGCCCCTCTCCGGCGCGCCGCTCACTGTGGGCTCCTACCCCAGCGCCAAGAGCTTCCTGGGCATGAGGGCCCGCGAGCTGTTCCGCAACAAAAGTGAGAGCCAGTGTGACGAGGAGGAGCAGCCGCCGTCGCTCCTGGCTGGCCTCGCCCACGGCCTGAAGACTGAGCTGTGCGTGGAGCCGCCCTGCCCGGGTTACATCGCCCCCGTCGGCCCGTCACATTCCCCCGTCCCGGCCTCTGCTCCCGCTCCTGCCACCCCTCTCACTGTGCCCACCAAGGAGCCCCCCTCCGAGCCCAAGCAGCGGGCCTCCAGCCAGGAAAGCCCCCGCAGGAAGGCAGGGTCGGGTGGAGGGCGGGCCCAGGCGGGTTCAGGGCGCCCCCGGCAGCAGCAGTTAAAGATCATGGACTACAACGAAACACATCACGAGCACAGTTAG
- the gfi1b gene encoding zinc finger protein Gfi-1b: MPRSFLVKNKRCSSYNVHRSHEDEPEAPTCNEETLEAQSTDSEDRLRSCPEDHCSFAKDEPELERPLPAHPEPARPPVAPTQPYYRNAPQESHMAGFAPYFKPSYGWEPVPSSYKLRQMSFSPTVLQHTSNLFGSHISRSPQPQQPLDCSTHYSPALENYHCIACEKVFSTPHGLEVHVRRSHSGTRPFGCSICRKTFGHAVSLEQHMNVHSQEKSFECKMCGKSFKRSSTLSTHLLIHSDTRPYPCQYCGKRFHQKSDMKKHTYIHTGEKPHKCQVCGKAFSQSSNLITHSRKHTGFKPFGCDICSKGFQRKVDLRRHHESQHGMK; this comes from the exons ATGCCCCGGTCATTCCTGGTGAAAAACAAAAGGTGCTCGTCTTATAATGTTCACCGATCACATGAAGATGAGCCCGAGGCCCCAACGTGCAACG AAGAAACATTGGAGGCCCAGAGCACGGACTCCGAAGACAGGCTTCGGTCTTGCCCCGAGGACCACTGCTCCTTTGCAAAGGATGAGCCAGAGCTTGAACGGCCCTTACCTGCTCACCCGGAGCCAGCCAGACCCCCCGTGGCCCCCACACAGCCATACTACCGAAATG CCCCCCAAGAGTCTCACATGGCTGGATTCGCTCCTTACTTCAAGCCGTCGTACGGCTGGGAGCCCGTGCCGTCCTCCTACAAGCTGCGCCAGATGAGTTTCAGCCCCACGGTGCTGCAGCACACCAGCAACCTGTTCGGCTCCCACATCAGCCGCAGCCCACAGCCTCAGCAGCCTCTGGACTGCAGCACGCACTACTCCCCCGCCTTAGAGAACTACCACTGTATCGCCTGCGAAAAG GTGTTCTCAACGCCCCACGGCCTGGAGGTTCACGTCCGCAGGTCGCACAGCGGGACCAGACCTTTTGGCTGCAGCATCTGCAGGAAGACCTTCGGCCACGCCGTCAGTCTGGAGCAGCACATGAACGTCCACTCTCAG GAGAAAAGCTTTGAGTGCAAGATGTGTGGCAAATCCTTCAAgcgctcctccaccctctccacgCACCTGCTCATCCACTCGGATACGAGGCCTTACCCCTGCCAGTACTGCGGCAAGAGGTTCCACCAGAAGTCTGACATGAAGAAACACACCTACATTCACACCG GTGAAAAGCCCCACAAATGCCAAGTGTGTGGCAAAGCGTTCAGTCAGAGCTCCAACCTGATCACCCACAGCAGGAAGCACACGGGCTTCAAACCGTTTGGATGTGACATTTGCTCCAAGGGCTTCCAGCGCAAGGTGGACCTCCGGCGGCACCACGAGAGCCAGCACGGCATGAAGTGA
- the tsc1b gene encoding TSC complex subunit 1b isoform X1, with protein MAREQPNVGDLLPLLETSDLQQLEEIRGLINEQLSTERGSMLLNGLVDYFLETNSAQAMHILSSVREPHDKHLLDKMNECMTKQACRLPTLTLLGHVIRKQPSWIHKIARYPLLLSLLKCLKTDTDVVVLITGVLVLITLLPMIPQAGKQHLWEYFDIFGRLASWNLKNPGHVSEVYLIHLHASVYSLFHRLYGMYPCNFVSYLRSHYSMKENMETFEEVVKPMLEHVRIHPELVTGTKDHELDPTRWKKYEIHDIVIECAKVSLDPKEASCEEGYANMPENFYPQVHLRPQDCTSSPYTDLHSSYGSSSSTPFSTPRQPLPPPLSLPPFSGTQSSPRSPQTSRRQNSTCELNSSSGGKDPLWSPSSLCGMATPPSSRGMSPNLELSHSASHLPGRFQCTSGGKGTPASSTPATSSPPPTLSDDFPIISLPANTVQSSPPRKDRRHGESGKPALVRQEPVKDTEKSADVAAHRDAGAAESVSMTLTELSVFMKKQELELQLRTEKEREEAAITEELLKIEETQELSGLRGFDSPFYLTTETLTGCQAQDETFSDTQSGGPGRDTRHVASTPDKGETTASTSGAGSDRGGGGATGDSRSSALGLEQSWSFQSGFTPIEHHLHWSPSAPGDDIVAKFGMFSPSPCGKTPAPVPYESFFDLALPRAASLFVGQKTSEAVHKAALERLLQREEGLEDGEEEGVATASPLEVLDRLVQQGSDTHDKVLKRLPLPSKSADWTHFGGSAPLDELHTLRSQLLLLHNQLLYERYKREQHAVRNRRLLRRIINATALEEQNNAMKDQLNLQSVDIESLRESLQVEQQRYRQLWDDRETVVTRLHNQIRQLQQGRDDYYTKNQELQSKLQECQKRIDELEAELQRANNKVCHTGHLLNQMSIKLSNSESTQQQMSFLNKQLLLLGEAHKLSMQELPHAGANNDTKEAQMLKLSYGKEVETLRQSLLVQGQKLDAAQQRVGELETHHSKKEHLITEQKKFLEDVKCQAKAELQASDSRYQAQRRITQLLQTELLQLYSRVETEAPAGTGSSSPPGGSADPHDSSVMVPGGQLHTNEEVVSRPPHDTPRGNDSTLSSRQPKANNSSKTTASSLSGSQDLAPPRLVEPCLSGPYAKSLAPLPLSGAPLTVGSYPSAKSFLGMRARELFRNKSESQCDEEEQPPSLLAGLAHGLKTELCVEPPCPGYIAPVGPSHSPVPASAPAPATPLTVPTKEPPSEPKQRASSQESPRRKAGSGGGRAQAGSGRPRQQQLKIMDYNETHHEHS; from the exons ATGGCCAGGGAGCAGCCGAACGTGGGGGACCTCCTCCCGCTCCTTGAGACCTCCGACCTCCAGCAGCTAGAAGAGATCCGAGGCCTCATCAACGAGCAGCTCAGCACTG AGCGAGGGTCCATGCTGCTGAACGGGCTGGTGGACTACTTCTTGGAAACAAACTCTGCCCAGGCCATGCATATCCTCTCCTCAGTCAGAGAGCCACATGATAAG CACCTTCTGGACAAGATGAATGAGTGTATGACCAAACAGGCCTGTCGTCTGCCCACCCTCACCCTGCTCGGCCACGTGATCCGCAAGCAGCCGTCCTGGATCCACAAGATCGCTCGATACCCTCTGCTGCTGTCGCTGCTCAAATGCCTCAAG ACGGATACGGACGTAGTGGTCCTGATAACCGGAGTGCTGGTGCTGATCACTCTGCTACCCATGATCCCTCAAGCCGGGAAGCAACACCTGTGGGAGTATTTCGACATCTTCGGCCGCCTGGCGTCTTGGAACCTGAAGAATCCTG GGCACGTTTCGGAGGTTTATCTAATCCACCTGCACGCCAGCGTCTACTCACTCTTCCACCGTCTCTACGGCATGTACCCTTGCAACTTTGTGTCCTACCTGCGCTCCCATTACagcatgaaggagaacatggaaacTTTTGAGGAAGTAGTGAAG CCGATGCTTGAACACGTTCGTATCCACCCAGAGCTAGTGACAGGAACCAAGGACCATGAGCTTGACCCCACCAG ATGGAAAAAGTACGAAATCCACGATATCGTCATTGAATGTGCCAAAGTGTCTCTTGACCCCAAGGAGGCCTCCTGTGAGGAGGGCTACGCCAACATGCCTGAAAACTTTTACCCCCAAGTCCACCTGCGACCACAAGACTGCACTTCCAGCCCCTACACAGACCTCCACAGCAGCTACG GAAGCTCTTCTTCGACCCCGTTCTCGACTCCACGGCAGCCGCTACCCCCGCCCCTGTCCTTGCCCCCCTTCTCAGGGACGCAGTCCTCGCCCCGCAGCCCACAGACCTCCAGACGGCAG AACTCCACCTGTGAACTCAACTCTTCCTCTGGGGGGAAGGACCCTCTGTGGAGCCCCTCCTCGTTGTGTGGCatggccacgcccccttcctCCAGAGGCATGTCGCCCAACCTGGAGCTCTCCCACAGTGCCTCACACCTTCCCGGCCGCTTCCAATGCACATCAG GAGGAAAAGGAACGCCTGCCTCCAGCACTCCAGCCACCTCTTCCCCACCGCCCACCCTATCAGATGACTTCCCCATAATCTCCTTACCAGCCAACACAGTCCAATCCAGTCCACCAAGAAAG GATCGCCGACATGGAGAAAGTGGTAAGCCTGCACTGGTGCGACAGGAACCAGtgaaagacacagagaagaGTGCGGACGTAGCCGCACACAGAG ATGCGGGCGCCGCGGAGAGCGTCTCCATGACTTTGACGGAGCTGTCGGTCTTCATGAAGAAACAGGAGCTGGAGCTTCAGCTGAGaacggagaaagagagggaagagg ctgccaTCACCGAGGAGCTGCTGAAGATCGAGGAGACACAGGAGCTGTCGGGTTTGAGGGGCTTCGACTCCCCGTTCTATCTCACCACAGAGACTCTGACTGGCTGTCAGGCACAAGACGAGACCTTCTCCGACACCCAGTCTGGAGGGCCCGGCAGGGACACCCGACATGTGGCATCGACGCCGGACAAAGGGGAGACCACCGCGAGTACCAGCGGCGCAGGGAGTGaccgaggaggaggtggagcaacAGGGGACAGCCGGAGTTCGGCCCTCGGCCTCGAGCAGTCCTGGTCCTTCCAGTCAGGGTTCACCCCCATCGAGCACCACCTGCACTGGAGCCCCTCGGCCCCGGGCGACGACATCGTGGCTAAGTTCGGGATGTTCTCCCCGAGCCCGTGCGGTAAGACCCCGGCTCCGGTGCCCTACGAGTCGTTCTTCGACCTGGCCCTGCCCAGGGCGGCCTCGCTCTTCGTGGGCCAGAAGACGTCGGAGGCGGTGCACAAGGCGGCGCTGGAGAGGCTGTTGCAGCGGGAGGAGGGGctggaggacggggaggaggaaggggtaGCGACCGCTTCGCCACTGGAGGTGCTGGATCGCCTTGTTCAGCAGGGCAGCGACACCCATGATAAAGTTCTCAAGAG ATTACCTTTGCCAAGTAAGTCAGCTGACTGGACGCACTTTGGAG GCTCGGCTCCGCTGGACGAGCTTCACACGCTGCGCAgccagctgctcctgctgcacaaccagctgctGTACGAGCGCTACAAGAGGGAGCAGCACGCCGTCCGCAACCGACGCCTCCTCCGACGCATCATCAACGCCACCGCACTGGAGGAGCAGAACAACGCTATG aaGGACCAGCTGAACCTGCAGAGTGTGGACATCGAGTCTCTGAGGGAGAGtctgcaggtggagcagcagcggTACAGGCAGCTGTGGGACGACCGGGAGACGGTGGTGACGAGGCTGCACAATCAGATCAGACAGCTGCAGCAGGGGCGGGACGACTACTACACCAAGAACCAGGAGCTCcag AGCAAGCTGCAGGAGTGTCAGAAGAGGATCGATGAactggaggcggagcttcagaGGGCCAACAACAAAGTCTGCCACACTGGTCACCTCCTCAACCAGATGTCTATCAAG CTGAGCAACAGTGAGAGCACCCAGCAGCAGATGAGCTTCCTGAAcaagcagctgctgctcctcggGGAGGCGCATAAGCTGTCCATGCAGGAGTTACCTCACGCGGGCGCCAACAACGATACgaag GAGGCCCAGATGCTGAAGTTGTCTTATGGGAAAGAGGTGGAGACGCTGAGGCAGAGCCTGCTGGTTCAGGGTCAGAAACTGGATGCAGCGCAGCAGAGAGTCGGCGAGCTGGAGACGCACCACTCCAAGAAGGAGCACCTCATCACCGAGCAGAAGAAGTTCCTCGAGGACGTGAAGTGTCAAGCGAA GGCGGAGCTGCAGGCCTCAGACAGCAGGTATCAGGCTCAGAGGAGAATCACtcagctgctgcagactgaaCTCCTGCAGCTCTACAGCAGAGTGGAGACGGAGGCTCCGGCCGGCACCGGCAGCAGTtcgccaccagggggcagcgcTGACCCACACGACTCCAG TGTTATGGTGCCAGGTGGACAACTTCACACCAACGAAGAAGTGGTCAGTAGACCACCACACGACACCCCTCGGGGCAACGACAGCACTTTATCGTCACGGCAACCAAAGGCGAACAACTCTTCCAAGACCACGGCCAGCTCTCTCAGCGGCAGCCAGGACCTGGCCCCGCCCCGGCTGGTGGAGCCCTGCCTGTCCGGTCCCTACGCCAAATCGCTGGCGCCCCTGCCCCTCTCCGGCGCGCCGCTCACTGTGGGCTCCTACCCCAGCGCCAAGAGCTTCCTGGGCATGAGGGCCCGCGAGCTGTTCCGCAACAAAAGTGAGAGCCAGTGTGACGAGGAGGAGCAGCCGCCGTCGCTCCTGGCTGGCCTCGCCCACGGCCTGAAGACTGAGCTGTGCGTGGAGCCGCCCTGCCCGGGTTACATCGCCCCCGTCGGCCCGTCACATTCCCCCGTCCCGGCCTCTGCTCCCGCTCCTGCCACCCCTCTCACTGTGCCCACCAAGGAGCCCCCCTCCGAGCCCAAGCAGCGGGCCTCCAGCCAGGAAAGCCCCCGCAGGAAGGCAGGGTCGGGTGGAGGGCGGGCCCAGGCGGGTTCAGGGCGCCCCCGGCAGCAGCAGTTAAAGATCATGGACTACAACGAAACACATCACGAGCACAGTTAG